One segment of Humidesulfovibrio mexicanus DNA contains the following:
- a CDS encoding GGDEF domain-containing protein → MGQDLYSRRKKAMLLSPDPELAELLQGLWPPEELDWTVFGHGRRAMEAIFNEPPDLLVVDNRLADMASGEVASIVKSENVYRQLPVVLCLDGEDLERDWDWARIEADDFLLRPFSPREARERIRLTLCRASRAMDANPLTKLPGNTSIISRIQELIDRKDGFALAYCDLDHFKSFNDKYGFSRGDEVLMMTARVIVNTIRGFPGVKSFVGHVGGDDFVFIVPAEIAEEACQRVVAAFDDIVPHFYDEEDRERGGIISTDRQGTVRSFPLMAVSIAVVFNTGGRLKHYGEASAIAMGLKKKAKENPKSSYVLDRRTE, encoded by the coding sequence ATGGGGCAGGATCTCTATTCGCGGCGGAAAAAGGCCATGCTTTTGAGCCCCGATCCGGAGTTGGCCGAGTTGCTCCAGGGCCTGTGGCCGCCAGAAGAGCTGGACTGGACTGTGTTCGGACATGGGCGGCGCGCCATGGAGGCCATCTTCAACGAACCGCCGGATCTGCTTGTTGTGGACAATCGTCTTGCCGACATGGCGAGCGGCGAGGTGGCGTCCATCGTCAAGAGCGAGAACGTCTACCGTCAGCTTCCCGTGGTCCTGTGTTTGGATGGCGAGGATTTGGAGCGTGACTGGGACTGGGCGCGGATCGAGGCCGACGATTTTCTTTTGCGGCCGTTTTCCCCGCGCGAGGCCAGGGAACGCATTCGCCTGACCCTTTGCCGGGCGTCCCGCGCCATGGATGCCAACCCCCTCACCAAGCTGCCGGGGAACACGAGCATCATCAGCCGCATCCAGGAGCTCATCGACCGGAAGGACGGCTTTGCCCTGGCCTATTGCGATTTGGACCATTTCAAGTCCTTCAACGACAAGTACGGGTTTTCGCGCGGTGACGAGGTGCTGATGATGACGGCGCGGGTCATCGTGAACACCATTCGCGGTTTTCCAGGCGTTAAGAGTTTTGTGGGGCATGTTGGGGGCGACGATTTCGTGTTCATCGTGCCTGCCGAAATCGCCGAGGAGGCCTGCCAGCGTGTTGTGGCCGCGTTCGACGACATCGTGCCCCATTTCTACGATGAAGAGGATCGCGAACGCGGCGGCATAATCTCGACCGACCGGCAGGGAACGGTGCGCAGTTTTCCGCTCATGGCCGTGTCCATCGCCGTGGTTTTCAATACGGGGGGACGCCTCAAGCACTATGGCGAGGCTTCGGCCATCGCCATGGGGCTCAAGAAGAAGGCCAAGGAAAACCCAAAGAGCAGCTATGTGCTCGACAGACGCACCGAATAG
- a CDS encoding tyrosine recombinase XerC, which yields MCSTDAPNSFRGLPEVCLGFLASLEVEKGYSLATVRAYATDLEQFAAHLVRRGKSLEAFQAITREDATGFLAELHRLRQKKSSMARKLSTLRSFFRYLLRNRLVDANPLSGLRNPRQETRQPRALNVDQACAIMDAPTRPGPEGIRDLALAELLYGSGLRISEALSLTVEDVRADRGFVRVRGKGGKERLAPLSEAARLRLMEYLELRPEFVRDDSVLELFLGQRGGALSRREAQRIVSRLAVSAGVGQQVHPHTFRHSFASHLLQAGADLRSVQEMLGHARLSTTERYTHLDLRRIMEVYDKAHPHAGAGGEGQGQAGAHGGQEEEGKA from the coding sequence ATGTGCTCGACAGACGCACCGAATAGTTTCCGCGGGCTGCCGGAGGTATGCCTGGGTTTTCTCGCTTCCTTGGAGGTTGAGAAGGGGTACAGCCTCGCCACGGTGCGCGCGTATGCAACGGACCTGGAGCAGTTCGCTGCCCATCTCGTCCGGCGCGGCAAGTCCCTTGAGGCCTTCCAGGCCATCACCCGCGAAGACGCCACGGGTTTTCTGGCCGAATTGCACCGCCTGCGCCAGAAGAAATCCAGCATGGCGCGCAAGCTTTCCACTCTGCGTTCGTTTTTCCGCTATCTGCTGCGCAATCGACTTGTCGATGCCAACCCCCTTTCCGGGTTGCGCAACCCCAGGCAGGAGACCCGCCAGCCGCGCGCCTTGAACGTGGACCAGGCCTGCGCCATTATGGACGCGCCAACGCGGCCTGGGCCCGAAGGAATTCGCGATCTTGCCTTGGCCGAACTGCTGTACGGTTCGGGGCTGCGCATCAGCGAGGCCCTTTCGCTTACTGTTGAGGATGTGCGTGCTGACCGGGGGTTTGTGCGGGTGCGCGGCAAGGGTGGCAAGGAACGGTTGGCCCCCTTGAGCGAGGCGGCCCGGCTGCGGTTGATGGAATATCTTGAGCTCCGGCCGGAGTTTGTCAGGGACGATTCCGTGCTGGAGCTGTTTCTTGGGCAACGGGGGGGAGCGCTGTCGCGGCGGGAGGCGCAGCGCATCGTGTCGCGTCTTGCCGTGTCCGCCGGGGTTGGGCAGCAGGTGCATCCACATACCTTTCGCCACAGCTTCGCCTCGCATTTATTGCAGGCCGGGGCCGATCTGCGCAGCGTGCAGGAGATGCTGGGCCATGCCAGGCTCTCCACAACAGAGCGCTACACGCATCTTGATCTACGGCGCATTATGGAAGTCTACGACAAGGCGCATCCGCACGCTGGAGCTGGTGGAGAGGGCCAAGGCCAAGCTGGTGCCCATGGAGGGCAGGAGGAGGAAGGAAAAGCGTGA
- a CDS encoding DUF523 domain-containing protein, whose translation MTEHTDLGAPVLVSACLAGYPCRYDGSAFPCPAVVRMVEQGRAVPVCPEQLGGLPTPRAPMELRNGRVVANSGADCTEAFSLGARKGLEVARAHGCVRAILKSRSPSCGSGFVYDGAFSGRLVPGDGVFAALLKEQGFAVTTEAENQEQGG comes from the coding sequence GTGACGGAACACACTGATTTAGGCGCGCCTGTCCTGGTGAGCGCCTGTCTGGCCGGCTATCCGTGCCGGTATGACGGCAGCGCGTTTCCCTGCCCGGCAGTGGTCCGTATGGTGGAGCAGGGAAGGGCTGTTCCGGTCTGCCCTGAACAGCTGGGGGGACTGCCGACCCCGCGCGCGCCCATGGAGTTGCGCAATGGACGCGTGGTGGCGAACTCCGGTGCGGACTGCACCGAGGCGTTTTCCTTGGGCGCCCGCAAGGGGCTAGAGGTGGCCCGCGCCCATGGTTGCGTCCGGGCAATACTCAAATCCCGCTCTCCCTCATGCGGCAGCGGCTTTGTCTATGATGGCGCGTTTTCCGGTCGACTTGTGCCGGGAGATGGGGTGTTCGCCGCCTTGCTCAAGGAACAGGGATTTGCGGTCACCACTGAGGCCGAGAATCAGGAGCAGGGGGGCTGA
- a CDS encoding peptidylprolyl isomerase produces the protein MSNPTVLIETPMGEMLVELWADKAPETVANFLSYVDEEFYDGLIFHRVIKNFMIQGGGMDMMMREKKNKAPIKNEARADTPNEAFTIAMARTMDPHSATSQFFINVKDNDFLNFTAPTAQGYGYTVFGKVTEGQDVATKISTVRTKNYLGHGDVPADPISIISIRRFEV, from the coding sequence ATGAGCAACCCCACCGTTCTGATCGAAACCCCCATGGGCGAAATGCTCGTGGAGCTGTGGGCCGACAAGGCCCCCGAAACCGTTGCCAACTTCCTCTCCTATGTGGACGAGGAATTCTATGACGGGCTCATCTTCCACCGCGTCATCAAGAACTTCATGATCCAGGGCGGCGGCATGGACATGATGATGCGCGAGAAGAAGAACAAGGCCCCCATCAAGAACGAGGCCCGTGCCGACACTCCCAATGAGGCCTTCACCATCGCCATGGCCCGCACCATGGATCCCCACAGCGCAACCAGCCAGTTCTTCATCAACGTGAAGGACAACGACTTCCTGAACTTCACCGCACCCACCGCACAGGGTTACGGATACACCGTGTTCGGCAAGGTCACCGAAGGGCAGGATGTAGCCACAAAGATCAGCACCGTGCGGACGAAAAACTACCTCGGCCACGGCGACGTGCCCGCCGATCCCATCAGCATCATCAGCATCCGCCGCTTCGAAGTGTAG
- a CDS encoding NAD(P)H-dependent flavin oxidoreductase, which yields MKLPELHFGDRIAQLPIIQGGMGVGISLSGLASAVANEGGVGVIAAAMIGMGEPDIAKNPNEANMRALREEIRKAKERMTQGLLGVNIMVALTNFADMVRTSIREGADVIFSGAGLPLDLPKYLREEFPGELAEKARTKLVPIVSSGRAAAILCKKWLMHYNYLPDGFVVEGPKAGGHLGFKAEEIDKPEFQLENILPEVVEAVRPFEITSGRSIPVIAAGGIYTGADIAKFLQMGASGVQMGTRFVATHECDADQAFKDAFVRARREDITVIKSPVGMPGRAIFNEFLQAVREGRKKPFKCPFHCIKSCDFTTTPYCISQALVSAKKGLLKNGFAFCGENVWRVDKITSVKELINGLKQEFDDFVAQKKAQFSIK from the coding sequence ATGAAACTCCCCGAGCTTCATTTTGGCGACCGGATCGCCCAGCTCCCCATCATCCAGGGCGGAATGGGCGTAGGCATATCACTCTCCGGCTTGGCCTCTGCGGTGGCCAACGAAGGCGGCGTCGGCGTCATCGCGGCCGCCATGATCGGCATGGGCGAACCGGACATCGCCAAAAACCCCAACGAGGCCAACATGCGGGCCCTGCGCGAAGAAATTCGCAAGGCCAAGGAGCGCATGACCCAGGGGCTTCTTGGGGTCAACATCATGGTCGCCCTCACCAACTTTGCGGACATGGTCCGGACATCCATCCGGGAAGGCGCCGACGTCATCTTCTCTGGCGCAGGACTGCCTTTGGATCTGCCCAAGTACCTTCGCGAGGAATTCCCCGGAGAGCTGGCCGAAAAGGCCCGGACCAAGCTGGTGCCCATTGTCTCTTCCGGCCGCGCTGCGGCCATTTTGTGCAAGAAATGGCTCATGCACTACAACTACCTGCCAGACGGCTTTGTCGTGGAAGGGCCCAAGGCTGGCGGGCATCTGGGTTTCAAGGCGGAGGAGATCGACAAGCCTGAATTCCAGCTCGAAAACATCCTGCCCGAAGTGGTGGAGGCCGTCAGGCCGTTCGAGATCACAAGCGGCCGCAGCATTCCGGTCATCGCCGCAGGCGGCATCTATACCGGAGCTGACATTGCGAAATTCTTGCAAATGGGCGCTTCGGGAGTGCAGATGGGCACGCGCTTCGTGGCCACGCATGAATGTGACGCCGACCAGGCCTTCAAGGACGCTTTTGTGCGGGCCCGGCGCGAGGACATCACCGTCATCAAGAGCCCTGTGGGAATGCCGGGCCGCGCCATCTTCAACGAGTTTCTGCAGGCCGTGCGCGAAGGCCGCAAAAAGCCCTTCAAGTGCCCGTTCCATTGCATTAAGAGCTGCGATTTCACCACCACGCCCTACTGCATATCCCAGGCCCTTGTAAGCGCCAAGAAGGGCCTCTTGAAGAACGGCTTCGCCTTCTGCGGAGAAAACGTGTGGCGAGTGGACAAGATCACAAGCGTCAAAGAGCTCATCAACGGGCTCAAGCAGGAATTCGACGATTTCGTAGCTCAGAAAAAGGCGCAATTTTCCATCAAATAG
- the lhgO gene encoding L-2-hydroxyglutarate oxidase, whose translation MAHTASILICGAGIVGLTLARDLLAAGYGDILIIDKEPEAGRHASGRNSGVLHAGIYYAPGSLRAQSCLAGNQRMKEYCEERGLPLLKTGKVIVARDESELPTLRELHVRATQNGAKVELIDDQQLAEIEPNAKSAGLALFSHYTAVVDPKAILKSIQAELLASGKVKLLFDARFQGLKHEKGARLLVRTTAGDISCAFFVNAAGAYGDVVAHAFGLGKDYQLIPFKGIYKKLKPEKAHTIRGSIYPVPNIKNPFLGVHFTRGAHGDVYLGPTAIPAFGRENYGLLSGIDSEAFSILLRDAVLFFRNKKFREVALEEPRKYSFTYFFNDARRLVKTLSPDDIEATPKAGIRPQLVDIKKNELVMDFIIEGTQNSTHVLNSISPAFTSSLFFSEMLLHSHVEPKLRKL comes from the coding sequence ATGGCACACACGGCAAGCATTCTCATCTGCGGCGCAGGCATCGTCGGCCTCACCCTGGCGCGCGACCTGCTCGCCGCCGGGTACGGCGACATCCTCATCATCGACAAGGAGCCCGAGGCCGGACGGCACGCATCCGGCAGAAACAGCGGAGTGCTGCACGCGGGCATCTATTATGCGCCTGGCTCCTTGCGCGCGCAGTCCTGCCTGGCGGGCAACCAGCGCATGAAGGAATACTGCGAGGAGCGCGGCCTGCCCCTGCTCAAGACCGGCAAGGTCATCGTGGCCCGTGATGAATCCGAGCTGCCGACCCTGCGCGAATTGCACGTCCGCGCCACGCAAAACGGGGCGAAGGTTGAGCTCATCGACGACCAGCAGTTGGCCGAAATCGAGCCCAACGCAAAGAGCGCGGGGCTGGCGCTGTTTTCCCATTACACTGCCGTGGTGGACCCCAAGGCCATCCTGAAGAGCATTCAGGCCGAGCTGCTCGCCTCCGGGAAGGTCAAGCTTTTGTTCGACGCGCGCTTCCAAGGGCTGAAACACGAGAAGGGCGCGCGGCTTCTTGTGCGCACCACAGCCGGAGACATCTCCTGCGCATTCTTCGTCAACGCTGCCGGGGCATACGGCGATGTCGTGGCCCACGCCTTCGGGCTTGGAAAGGATTATCAGCTCATCCCCTTCAAAGGCATCTACAAGAAGCTCAAACCGGAAAAGGCCCACACCATCCGGGGCAGCATCTACCCCGTGCCGAACATCAAAAACCCGTTCCTCGGGGTCCACTTCACGCGCGGCGCCCATGGCGACGTCTACCTTGGCCCAACGGCCATCCCCGCATTCGGGCGGGAGAACTACGGCCTCCTCTCCGGCATCGACTCCGAAGCCTTCTCCATCCTCCTGCGGGACGCGGTGCTTTTCTTCCGCAACAAGAAATTCCGCGAGGTCGCCCTGGAGGAGCCCAGAAAATACTCCTTCACCTACTTCTTCAATGACGCGCGACGTTTGGTCAAAACCCTGTCTCCAGATGACATTGAAGCAACGCCAAAGGCTGGCATCCGGCCACAACTGGTGGACATCAAGAAAAACGAGCTGGTCATGGACTTCATCATCGAGGGGACGCAGAATTCCACGCATGTCCTGAATTCCATCTCTCCCGCGTTCACCAGCTCGCTCTTCTTCTCCGAAATGCTGCTGCATTCGCACGTCGAGCCAAAGCTCAGAAAGCTCTAG
- a CDS encoding PPC domain-containing DNA-binding protein: MKVEEGSIGRVFVLRLEDGDRLPDCVETFAKQRGVLRAFCALVGGIGAGRIVVGPKEGSSPPEPVLADILGAHETAAVGTLFPDESGQPRLHMHATFGKGRDVKTGCIRPGIDIWTIGELVLVELTGMKALRKRDAATGFELLDIE; this comes from the coding sequence ATGAAAGTTGAGGAAGGGAGCATAGGCAGAGTGTTCGTGCTGCGCCTGGAGGACGGCGACCGTCTGCCCGACTGCGTGGAGACCTTCGCCAAGCAACGCGGAGTGCTGCGGGCCTTCTGCGCCCTTGTGGGCGGCATCGGGGCCGGGCGCATCGTGGTCGGCCCCAAAGAGGGATCCTCGCCGCCCGAACCGGTACTGGCGGATATCCTCGGCGCCCATGAGACGGCCGCCGTGGGCACGCTGTTTCCCGACGAATCCGGCCAGCCCAGACTGCACATGCACGCCACCTTCGGCAAAGGCCGGGATGTCAAGACCGGCTGCATCCGGCCGGGCATCGACATCTGGACCATCGGGGAACTCGTCCTGGTGGAATTGACCGGCATGAAAGCGCTGCGCAAGCGCGATGCCGCTACCGGTTTCGAACTGTTGGACATCGAATAG
- a CDS encoding PD-(D/E)XK nuclease family protein has translation MTRQPMRIVPWSEDFIQALAKHLVNRGSDFEHVRIVFPHNRPARHLRAALAESKGLKRPCLLPRMSPLDEFLHELRRELAPRPLLRAGQLDRIGVLHGIVRALALADGPLSTLCGTAGAFFPWGARLVRLLEEMAGQNIRPAAIHNLEGEVTPWAEALLARLDRIGEAYGAELDQRGWTTPGLDAQWLCQHSAEAAAALGGETVIFAGLHALSGAEEPLLRALWEGGAEFFWHSDPALAQEGDTAWPAREHKRWLRRWGAAAVLEQAPSPGEGQIRRFYEGYDLHSQLSVLERELAALPDTERTAVVLPDPGALVPVMHHLPPVETNISMGYPLERSALAQLVETILVLRENAMPGPDGALRYAWRDLVALVRHPLLRMLRVETDAGPQTPLKGAYVAWERHIRAGGPYQAPGQWLLAYDDQDCSAPESEIRALHAEVLAACFDNFLNLETLRQAGLALDALCGLLRRRGGDTWRRNLIDAECLVRLWRSVVPELTGSILADEPYGLDIVLMMTRHLVKAERVSFEPEPLAGLQVLGMLETRLLGFSRLFILDATEDKLPGASAPDPLLPEPLRQALGLPGRRERDNVAAHTFFRLLMGAQEVSIFYQAGVRPGALEGKSERSRYVEQLLWELEQQRGEQVKPLPLADDEAPLRSVSFPVRPIQSRSRDIPLTPALRARLAERLQHKGITPSGLELWLTCPKKAFLAQALGLRRMEEVADDGDRARFGELVHRVLKEFLAPHVGRPIDGTTVDAETLFKSFEQALSQEAFAQQMPFDVRTVLLAAGRERLRLFLDKLPKTTVLALEHPVLTPLSVPGIDGADSTMRLHGRIDRVDERDGRRLVLDYKTGGVKEGGAEGWLDPEAFTAMGDCLPGSPEAEALFLRLAQLGLDVQLPAYMHMLEADGAGPAANAAWVELKSDGSERLFFAKDVDETTRATVIQTRVPQLLRFVLGHVFAARVLPALRGRHCEYCDFKGPCGA, from the coding sequence ATGACCCGCCAGCCCATGCGCATCGTGCCGTGGAGCGAAGACTTCATCCAGGCGTTGGCCAAACACCTCGTGAACCGGGGCAGCGACTTCGAGCATGTGCGCATCGTGTTCCCGCACAACCGCCCGGCCCGGCATCTGCGCGCCGCCCTGGCCGAAAGCAAAGGCTTGAAGCGCCCCTGCCTGCTCCCACGCATGTCGCCCCTGGACGAGTTCCTGCACGAACTGCGGCGCGAGCTTGCTCCGCGCCCCTTGCTGCGTGCAGGCCAGCTGGACCGGATCGGCGTGCTGCACGGCATCGTTCGCGCCCTTGCGCTCGCGGATGGTCCTCTTTCGACTTTGTGCGGCACGGCCGGAGCCTTCTTTCCCTGGGGGGCGAGACTGGTGCGCCTGCTTGAGGAAATGGCCGGCCAAAACATACGCCCAGCCGCCATCCACAATCTCGAAGGAGAGGTCACGCCCTGGGCCGAGGCCCTGCTCGCCCGGTTGGACCGCATCGGCGAGGCCTATGGGGCCGAGTTGGACCAACGCGGCTGGACCACGCCTGGACTGGACGCGCAATGGCTGTGCCAGCACAGCGCCGAAGCAGCTGCAGCCCTCGGCGGGGAGACCGTCATTTTTGCAGGCCTGCACGCGCTGAGCGGTGCGGAAGAACCGCTCCTGCGCGCACTTTGGGAAGGCGGCGCGGAGTTCTTCTGGCACAGCGACCCCGCCCTCGCCCAGGAGGGCGACACGGCATGGCCCGCCCGGGAGCACAAGCGCTGGTTGAGACGATGGGGGGCCGCAGCCGTGCTGGAGCAGGCTCCAAGCCCAGGGGAGGGGCAGATCCGGCGCTTCTACGAAGGGTATGACCTGCACTCGCAGCTCAGCGTGCTCGAACGTGAACTGGCCGCCTTGCCGGATACCGAGCGCACCGCCGTGGTGCTGCCCGACCCCGGAGCACTGGTGCCGGTGATGCACCACCTGCCGCCCGTGGAGACCAACATCAGCATGGGCTATCCGCTGGAACGCTCGGCCTTGGCCCAACTGGTGGAGACCATACTGGTCTTGCGGGAAAACGCCATGCCTGGCCCTGATGGCGCGCTGCGCTACGCCTGGCGCGATCTCGTCGCCCTGGTGCGGCATCCGCTGCTGCGGATGCTGCGCGTGGAGACTGACGCCGGGCCGCAGACGCCGCTCAAAGGCGCCTATGTGGCCTGGGAACGGCACATCCGTGCTGGCGGGCCGTACCAGGCCCCCGGCCAATGGCTGCTGGCCTATGACGACCAGGATTGTTCCGCTCCGGAAAGCGAGATTCGCGCACTGCACGCCGAAGTCCTGGCCGCGTGCTTCGACAATTTCCTCAACCTGGAAACCCTGCGCCAGGCCGGACTGGCTCTGGACGCCCTGTGCGGCCTGCTGCGCCGACGCGGTGGCGACACCTGGCGGCGCAACCTCATTGATGCGGAATGCCTGGTCCGCCTGTGGCGCTCTGTGGTGCCGGAACTCACCGGCAGCATCCTGGCCGACGAACCATATGGCCTGGACATCGTGCTCATGATGACGCGCCACCTTGTCAAAGCCGAGCGCGTTTCTTTCGAGCCAGAGCCCTTGGCCGGGCTGCAGGTGCTGGGCATGTTGGAAACGCGCCTGCTGGGGTTCAGCCGCCTGTTCATTCTGGACGCCACCGAAGACAAGCTTCCGGGCGCATCGGCTCCGGACCCGCTGCTGCCCGAGCCGCTGCGCCAGGCCCTGGGCTTGCCCGGCCGGCGCGAGCGGGACAACGTCGCGGCGCACACCTTTTTCCGCCTGCTCATGGGCGCGCAAGAGGTGTCGATATTCTATCAGGCCGGGGTTCGACCCGGAGCGCTGGAGGGCAAAAGCGAACGCAGCCGCTACGTCGAGCAGCTTCTGTGGGAACTGGAGCAACAGCGGGGGGAACAGGTGAAGCCGCTCCCCCTGGCCGATGACGAGGCGCCGTTGCGCAGCGTGAGCTTTCCCGTGCGCCCAATCCAGTCCCGCAGCCGGGATATCCCCCTTACCCCCGCCCTGCGCGCCCGGCTCGCGGAGCGGCTCCAACACAAGGGCATCACCCCTTCTGGCCTGGAACTCTGGCTCACCTGCCCCAAAAAGGCCTTCCTTGCGCAGGCTCTCGGCCTGCGGCGCATGGAGGAAGTGGCCGATGACGGCGACCGCGCCCGCTTTGGCGAATTGGTGCACCGCGTGCTCAAGGAATTTCTTGCGCCCCATGTGGGCCGCCCCATAGACGGGACCACAGTGGACGCCGAAACGCTCTTCAAGAGCTTTGAACAGGCGCTGAGCCAGGAGGCGTTCGCCCAGCAGATGCCGTTTGATGTGCGCACGGTGCTGTTGGCGGCCGGACGCGAGCGTCTGCGCCTCTTCCTGGACAAGCTGCCGAAGACCACGGTTCTGGCCTTGGAACATCCGGTCTTGACCCCCCTCTCCGTCCCGGGCATTGATGGCGCCGACAGCACCATGCGTCTGCATGGCCGCATCGACCGCGTTGACGAACGCGATGGCCGCCGTCTGGTGTTGGATTACAAGACCGGAGGCGTCAAGGAAGGCGGAGCCGAAGGCTGGCTCGACCCGGAGGCCTTTACGGCAATGGGCGACTGCCTCCCCGGATCCCCCGAAGCCGAAGCCCTGTTCCTGCGCCTTGCGCAGCTCGGCCTGGATGTCCAGCTTCCCGCGTACATGCACATGCTCGAGGCTGACGGAGCTGGTCCTGCCGCGAACGCCGCGTGGGTGGAACTCAAAAGCGATGGTTCAGAGCGGCTGTTCTTCGCCAAAGACGTGGACGAGACGACACGGGCCACCGTGATCCAGACCCGTGTACCGCAGTTGCTGCGCTTTGTGCTCGGCCATGTTTTTGCGGCGCGCGTCCTGCCCGCCCTGCGGGGTCGGCACTGCGAATATTGCGACTTCAAAGGGCCGTGCGGCGCATGA